GGGTTGcttttgaactgatattttgaatTTCTTCCCAATggaactctcttttatttctgtagcactcatacggtaccttttaAACTTCCCCATATGATATATCTTAAGTATTATAATATCataactgcgaggctgaatttccCATGTTGGGGTTCAATCTATTTATCTCAcacgatctattgatttgtctgtatcctcttatctagccataattagGAACTACAAACCATTCGTTGGCCcactctcatatcaatattccatgTAATCTTTGTGGGGttatttcctttatttttacTTACGTATCGTACTGGCTTTTTATCTGTTAATAACATCTCGCCtaacttcctctccttgacgttgtGTTTGGATAATGTTCTGGAATTGTACCATATCTGTAgactttgaataagtgcaatctcatccctttttcattttttttgcattcttccttttccacttcataattactagaaccacttaattttcAGTTAATGCCACCTCACTCCatatttccccctttaggggagtattaagagttggagctacggtGACCTACCTATagtgttttacctcttcatctttggcatcttttgacatcatcgatgacccttactcgccttgtggtaatccttatataccaaggataacaaaattccttactcacgagggtgacacttagtataactaGAAAATGCAGTCCCTTGAGCTTAAATTTGCTCACATTgattgctttagggaagcgtctccctaaATGACCatcctctgaatttctcatgaatcttcttctgttgtccattttaTTATCGTCAGAATgcaatctctgaaattctcatgatgtcgaccattatcaaattacTCAGTTCCCAATTCATGTTTAGGTtaccttgttcaccagcccatactggtTTCTATTACTTTAGAGTCTAACTTTTACTTCTGACAATcgtgttagagtcacgaacttatttatTAAAATGAGGATAAAACTTTATAgcctatattcttttgttttcTCCAGGCCAGGCACCTCTCATTTTTTCCTTCCCTCAATTATAGACTATGTAATACtatcatttcattttattttcaaccgttgtcatccatgtatcacatcttactcataattcttccttatctctcttctcattactctgttaatatttctgcctatccctttattgtgaaaacttcaacaagacattctttttattttagctccccttgcttcattcatcggctctttGGGTTTCTCAACTTCCCCACTCTGCTAAGGACGAGAGTCACActtaagataatatttatcccttccaggcctttagtgcctatcttctgaatttttttgatcatgctagtatttatatctaattgtaatattctagagtgcaccatctgggtgtctcacaagaagatctattagCACTATTGTAacatccttcgaaaatgtcaactaacacaaccaatccattcaccattttgggttactctaaccccagccgaaTCCTGATGTTccatccttttcttaaactatacATGTTAACCCCCATACGGAATAACTGAGATGGGtgcggccaattgtacatacctctatcaCTGTTGAatgtaactcaaaatgcttatatctctcttcctgaatggtaaataatgataatctttattaactgggtacctcgtacccttattcaccttgttttttttacTTGCGGAAACTTGTGTCTACCTTCCGATTTtattattcctttttaccgtaagagtggataagtattcttaCCTTAAAACTCCTTGTCAAGaaccttacaccttttagtacacgtATGGTCTGCTGAAgatctcacatttactcatcataagcataatgcaaaatcgagttcctctgactcaacacTTCCATAGCTATATCTCCTACCGACcatctttctgaatgtaggcatcaTTGTATTACAAATAAGATAGAGtctaggaaattgagttcttacaactgagctctaccacacgatctagagtacgaagaaagagtgacaatcgcAAATGTCtgatagcctcctgcttataagtgtggtgcacaacacacccataaaaaggctctactagacacggcttgtagactccctaggacagaactgctctgataccacttttgtcacgacccaaaccgatgggacgcgatgggcacccggtaccttactcaaccgagtaccaatataatgTATCTTTTGTAttatactatcatagataattgAGCCAGAGAGGTTGTTGTGAGaaaagtagaataaaacatgggAAAATACTCGACATTGGACGACCCAACAggtaatccaaacttatacatatgacgtgcgagcctataaggccaaaataatcactcgtacactaaacataggccaacaaggccatacaatctttcatatacatgacatatgtctacaagcctctaagagtacataaatgccACAAGGCCAagacagggccccgacataccaatcaatacatgtctaaatcatactaaccaaataagcaactacggagcaaatggagcgcaccaacatctttcgctgagctgatagcctacttggaggactctcaacctgtttatcgggacctgcgggcatgaaacgcaatgtTCCCAGGTaaaagagacgtcagtacaaataatgtaccgagtatataaggaaTGATAATCAGtaacaatagacatgagagaaccATGTAGTAAAcgactcaacatgtatatctgaatagcTCTACGAATCATTTAATATAataatatcatgcatatgcgtataaatatcaTACAATTCATGGGTATAtgcattcataacatcatcaagcctctaagggcatcccatcatatcatctcggccactgtgggcaaatcatcaacatataccagctgatcaggtagtggttcgtatataatgtcgtaaccttttcccgtatcccatacacacacacacacacacacacacacacacatatatatatatatatatatatacgtatatacatatatacgcgtatataacactgtctggtcatgggtcaatgtacatgtataaatgaatgcaatgcatgagaaatgcatcaataaaatcttttggagtGTCATTAGACCATCatacctttgattaatatcatgaactAGACTTTATCAACTcatgtattttctgagacccatgaacagacgatagaataataagacttatgggaaatcaagaatataagcatctctaccatttctacgaatagagacatttatgaaagttgtgcatttatTCGTTTAAtttgtatcgtatagatcatgccaaaagaaagaagggatagacttaacatacctgaaccgattctttTGACAATCCTTCTAACACACACCAATCGCGACGAAATGCATAATAGCGAGATCGAAATAGGGAACAATTCGGATGAAATGCTCGAAGCAATAATATTGCTATTGCAAAATCATCTTTGTTGAAACTTTCTTGTTAAGATGTGAGGAATCACGTTGCTTATGCAAAATAATGTTTGCTGATACTCTTTCTTAAGAGAGGATTATTAATGTTGCTATTCCAAAATAAGCTTTTGTTGAAACACTTTCCTAAGAGATTGTAATTGATTTTTGAACTAAGAATGATACCTTAGGTGGGCCCCACTTAGGATGACTAATCCTTTGCTAATGGCTTCTAATTTGGCCACCTAAATGTAATGAATCCTATTCAATTCTTGGGGCTGCCACGTTTTGGACCTATTAGGCCTTATCCCAACATTTTAATTTATTCACTAATGtcttatttaactaattaatctcCTATTAACTAATAATCAACCAATTATCTACCTAATTAAGATTTAtctcaaattactcaaaataccACTCagttttaacacactttatacaccttataATCACGGTCATGTGGCACCTTGCatagcactagtccataaatacaaggtattatagcttggaccgcaTTTTATCCCAGCATGATAATAttcgacgaaatttattttcctcgatttacttaccctctcaccttcacgaatttactcatcacttatttgaaatagcataatacttataatcccaaaaataatctcattcccgaactttcGTCGATTGACTTACAGAGAAACTTTAATGTTTGAAAACATTGGGTATGACAATTCCTCCAGTTGCGGGGCGCAaatcgatcccaccatataatagcatttcacccttattcctcctcaatatatatcacccttattcctcttgttgcggcgtgcaaccgaaTCCCACCATATCAATACCAATTACACAGCAAGAACATAAATTTCACAATTTGACTCAAAACTCTCCACAATATTTAAACCTCAAACCAAAGCAGACAGAAAGCTTGTACATTATGAAACTCCACACAAATAATACTACTCAGCGAAACCAATCCAAAATATACCATAAAACACCAATAAACCAGCTCAAGCCAATAACATGAGACAATGAAACTACGGGATATCTATTACTTCTACCAACAAAAATAATATCTGACAAGTAGCAATTAAACATGGAAATACCAGTAAAACATGTAACAATTAAGGCTGAGAAGACAATATAATAAGAACGGgaagaaaacatgtaaaaaagATAAATTGGcggtgcataggtactcgtcacctcacctatacgccactcatatggattttcacatagcaattaagtcgaGGATCCCTAATCtctcgagtcaaagttagacataacacttacctcgatccacTGGCCACTCActgctcaattaccgcttttcctctagattccaccttcaaaccactcgtatctagccataattaacttaataacatcaaatattgctaaaAGGATCAATTTCAATGCATAAATTTAGGTTTTCCAATATTTTCCCcagaaagtcaaaaatcgaccccgggccgcttggtcaaaactcaaggttcgcaccaaaacccattcacccccgaggccgaatatgtaattagtttcgaaatccgatccCAAaccgaggtctaaattcccaatttgCAAAACCCCCCtaattcttccaaaaatccctAATTGTACCATGAAAGAACAAGATTTAAGAGTAGGAATCTAATGGGTGATTATgaaaattgaaggaaatgagttaaagagTACAAActtatgatttggtgttgaattccCCCTTCAAACTCGCCCTAGGCCGAGTTCTAGTGAAAGAgatatgaaattttgaagaaGTCCCATTTTTgggtctgttttaaaatcactagacaagtcttcttcgcgttcgcgaagggcctgtCGCAATCCCGATACACAGAGGACCAAAGGCCTACACATTCGTGAGTCTCTCTACGCGTTTGCAAAAGGCTGCTCTCCCCCTGGACTTCGCGTTCGTGACCAAGTAATCGTGTTCCCATAGAAGAACACTGAGCCCTCCCCCAGGTCCCTAAACAATTGCGTTCGTGTCGAGCTAGTCGCATTCGTGAAGGGTAAGAACCCCATTGCTCCGCATTCGCGATCGAGTCTCCACGTTCACGAAGGGTAAATTCCTCCCCAACCTCATttccccttcgcgatcgcgtgagtgGCTTCGCGATCGTGAATCACAAGGTATCAGCACACCGGAAGCACCAACACATACCAGATTTTCTAAGTTTCAAACTACCCGTAGCCCATCCGAAagtcacccgagccctcggggcttcaaaccaaacatacacaaaAGTCCTAAAACattatacgaacttgctcgtgtgatcaaattgccaaaataacacctaaaactacgaatttagcaccaaatcataTGACATTCttaagaacactttgaaattcaTATTATCACAACCGCacatctgaatcacgtcaaatcagttccGTTTCTCACCAGATTTCACATATAAGGTATAAATATTATttcggacctgtaccgggctccggtaccaaaatacggacccgataccatcaagattaaacattaaccaaattcttaaaactATTTAATTTTCAGTCTtttaattttcatcaaaaatttatttctcgagctagggacctcggaattcgatttcgggcatacgcccaggtcctatATTTTGATACGAACCCATCAGTACTGTCAAAATACGAGCCCGGATCCGTTTACttaaaacattgaccgaagtcatctaaattaacttttaaaggaaaaaattattatttttattaacttTCAACAAAAACGCTTTCTGGAAACATGCTCGGACTGTGCACATAAATCGAGGaggaataaaatgaggttttgaacGCCTTAGAAGACACTAACCTTGTTCTGTTACCAAAGAAAAAGGAGGTCACCACATTCTCAGACCTAAGACCTATAAGCCTTAGTAACTTTTCCAACAATGTTATCTCGAGGGTGTTACATGAGAGGTTAGTGAGGTTTCTTCCTAATCTGATATCTGAGGAGCAGGCTGGCTTTGTAAAGGATAGGAGTAtagtagaaaatattttattaactcAGGAGATTGTGACTGATATGAGGCTTAGATCCAAAGTAGGACCTAATGTCATTATGAATCTAGATATGACAAAAGCCTATGATCGACTATCTTGGTTATTCCTGACCAAGGTACTAAGAAGAATGGGCTTCACAGAAAAATTTATAGGCATGGTTTTTGGGATAGTGTTAAATAACTGGTATTCGATCTTAATCATTGGCCAAGCTCATGGTTTCTTCAAGTCATCTATGGGAGTAGAACAAGGAGATCCAATATCTCCTACATTGTTTATTCTAGTAGCAGAAGTATTATCAAGGGGCCTTAATGCTATACATAAGAATATGTACTTCTGTGGATTTGGAATTCCCAAATGGAGCCCAAAAATCAATCATCTTGCATATGCAGATGACATGATTATATTTTCATCCTCTGATGAGACTACTCTTCTACTGATCATAGAAGTGCTTAATGCATATGAAGCTGCATCTGGGTAGCTTGTAAACAAGGTAAAATATGCTGTATATTTGCATCATCTAGCAGACATAGAAGTGGATAACAAGGTGGAGAGGATCACATGGATTATGAGGCAAGAATTCCCTATCATATACTTAGGCTGTCCAATATTCTACTCAAGGAGAAAACTGGAATACTATCAGCCCATGATCACAAAGATAATGGACATACTTCAAGCTTGGAAGGGTAAGTTGTTATCTATAGGCGGCGGGGAAGTTCTTATTGCTCATGTACTGCAGAGTATTCCAATACACCTTCTCTCAGCAGTCAATCCTCCAAATTATGTGATAAATAGATTACACAAGATATTTGCACAGTTCTTATGGAGTAGTTCAATAGGAGGAACTAGTAGGCATTGGGCTTCTTGGAATACTTTATGTATGCCATGTGAGGAAGGGGGGATAGGCTTTAGGTCTTTGCATGATGTAGCTAAAGCATTGTTCTGTAAACTATGGTGGAATTATAGAACAAAACCAAGTCTTTGGAGTTCTGTCATGAGTCAGAAGTATTGTAAAAAGATGAATTCAGTAATTGTTACATGGAGGGAAGGTTCTCATATTTGAAGAAAAATATTGGAATGTAGAGATTTGATTGAACATCAAATAATCTGGCAACCAAAAATGGGGTCCTCACTATTTTGGTATGACAATTGGACAGGATTAGGGGCACTGTATTTTTTAGTTCCACGAGAGTTTGGCATTGATGAATATGTTCATAATGTTTATGATGTTATTGAGGATGGAGAATGGAATGAGGACAGGCCATTGGAGATACTTCCTGAAGAATATGCAGTACATATAATTGAAATGATCAAGCCACCACAATCACAAGAGATACTTTATTCACCTTACTGGATGCTGGAACCTCGAGGTTTTTTTAGTGTGAAAACATGGGACTATCTGAGAAGACGAGATGAACCAAGAGTAGCATACATGATGATTTTGGTCAAAGGCTTGCCTTTCAAGATTGCTTTTTtcatgtgaaaagtgagtagggAAAAGCTACCTTTGGATGACTTTATGAGACGGTTAGGATACTTAATGCCCTCTAAATGTTGGTGTTGTATTCAGCCTAAGGAAGAATCTCTTCAGCACTTGTTCTTCAGATCTGAAACAGCTAGGACAGTATGGTCTTATTTCCTATCGAGGGCAGTAATATATTTGGAGGGGTTATCTATGCACCAGGCTATAACTAAATGTTGGACTGCTAAGGTGTGTCCTAGGTTAAAGTCAATAATGCAAGCTCTTCCTTCATGCATTGTATGGGAACTCTGGAAAAGAAGAAACAACATGAACAATGGAGAGGCAGCTACAACCAGCAGGGTAATCTACCAAGTGTCATCAAATCTTCAAGCATTGGTGAAAGTAAGAAAGCTAGGATAAGTAAGGTGCCTCACAAATGGAATGAGCTGCTAGCTATGATGGAGAATTACACTCTCAAACTGAAGGTGTGTAAAGTTATGTGGGAATTCCCAAGTGCAGGATGGCTAAAGATCAACACAGATGGGGCATCGAGGGGAAATCCTGGCAGGAGTTTTATACGGTACTGTGTTAGGGATGAGAAGGGTGATATTGTAAGGGCAGTAGGGAATTGATGAAACAACAAACATAGAAGCTGAAGCAAAAGCGATGGTAGAAGTACTGAGGTTCTGCAGAAATCAACAATATTCTCACATATGGCTTCAAATTGACTCTATGCTGTTAAAAAGATCATGGATGGGCTTTGGAAGCCACCATGGAACATAGCTGAACAAGTGGAGGAGATGATGCAACTAATGAATGGGGGAAGTTACATAGTTTCACACATTTATAGGGAAGGCAATAAgttggcagatcatttggccaaTTATGCTTTAGATTATTGTGATATTAAATGCCAACATTTTTGGCAACTGGATGTACAAGGGAGGAGGATCATAAATGAAGATAAACTGCAATGTCCAAGTTTAAGGGTGAAGGTGGACATGAGCTAAGAAGTCAAGAGAAAAGGAGGAGCAAGATGCAGGAGAATTCAGTCGATCAATATATTCAAATCCTAAGGAGGAGGTTATATTGGTCAGTAATTTAACTAACTCTGTGTTCTTTTTTGTAGGTGACAATATAATGTTCACACCCTATACTTTGATAGAATTCTTTATGGTGGTATTAGTGCTAAGCACTCAGCCCATAGGAAAACTATTAAAGCAAGGAAAGAAAATGGAGGCAAGTAATGGACAACTGACTTG
This sequence is a window from Nicotiana sylvestris chromosome 3, ASM39365v2, whole genome shotgun sequence. Protein-coding genes within it:
- the LOC138887335 gene encoding secreted RxLR effector protein 78-like; translation: MRLRSKVGPNVIMNLDMTKAYDRLSWLFLTKVLRRMGFTEKFIGMVFGIVLNNWYSILIIGQAHGFFKSSMGVEQGDPISPTLFILVAEVLSRGLNAIHKNMYFCGFGIPKWSPKINHLAYADDMIIFSSSDETTLLLIIEVLNAYEAASG
- the LOC138887336 gene encoding uncharacterized protein; the protein is MDILQAWKGKLLSIGGGEVLIAHVLQSIPIHLLSAVNPPNYVINRLHKIFAQFLWSSSIGGTSRHWASWNTLCMPCEEGGIGFRSLHDVAKALFCKLWWNYRTKPSLWSSVMSQKYCKKMNSVIVTWREGLGALYFLVPREFGIDEYVHNVYDVIEDGEWNEDRPLEILPEEYAVHIIEMIKPPQSQEILYSPYWMLEPRGFFSVKTWDYLRRRDEPRPKEESLQHLFFRSETARTVKVNNASSSFMHCMGTLEKKKQHEQWRGSYNQQGNLPSVIKSSSIGESKKARISKVPHKWNELLAMMENYTLKLKVCKVMWEFPSAGWLKINTDGASRGNPGRSFIRYCVRDEKGDIIMDGLWKPPWNIAEQVEEMMQLMNGGSYIVSHIYREGNKLADHLANYALDYCDIKCQHFWQLDVQGRRIINEDKLQCPSLRVKVTI